Part of the Natrialbaceae archaeon AArc-T1-2 genome, CCGAAACCGGGCGATACGAGGAACGTGCTCGCGAGACTGCTGGCTGAAGAAACGGAAGGGGGTTCGTTCCCAGAGGTCCCCGATACCAGGTTAGTAGTCGACGTCGAAGATGTTCTTACCGACATCGATTCCCCCGTATTCCCACGGCGCATAACTGACGAGGACATCGAGTCCGCAACCGAACGTATCGAGCAGCGCCTGTCCCAACTCGGTCTCGATGGGGTCGTGACTACTACCGAACCAGATGACGATTTCTCGGGGCTACTCCAAGACGTGGTCACAGAGAGCGAACTCCGGCGTGTTCTCGAGACATCCCATCCACACTTGGTGATCGCCGATCGACCCGGCACAAGCAGGCGGTGTCAGTCGTTGCAAATCTCGCTGATGATGGACGCTGACGGATCCATTGCAGAGACAACGGTCGGCGACACCGAGAGCCGTTGGCTCCGGTGTCGGGTACCACCGGATGTCGACGAGTCAGACCTGTTCGACCTCGTGGTCGGCTGTCGAGGGCGATCGGAGAACGACGACGAGTACTCGCCGATCCGGTTGGCTGCGAAGGCGACCGAGATCTCTCCCCAACGACTACTCGCAAACGACGTTCCACAGCCGATCGAATCCGACGACGGGTCCGCGGAGATAGACGACGAAATTCGGCCCTTCGGTGACCAGCCGCGGATTCAGGACGCATTCTACGTCGCCTCACGGAACGCGTTCACGAAGGGTGGGACGGAGGTATCGATTACGTTCAACGGCGACGGGGTCGAAGAGCTCAACACCGAGGACGACCCCAGGTTGTCCTGGGAGTATTTCGACGGTGACGGCTGGAATCGCATCTTCGACGTCGAGGACGGGACCAATCAGTTCCAGCGGTCGGGTGACGTTACGTTTTCCGTCCCGTCGGATCTGGAACCAACTAGCGTCGCGGGCCACGAGCATCACTGGATCAGGATTCGGCTGATCGGTGGCGATTACGGGGGAATCGTGGCGAGGGAAGCGGACGGTGAGTGGTCGACTGCGACCGCTTACGACCCGCCTTCCTACGACGAGATTTCGCTTTCTCTCTCCGCTGACGAGTACCGGAATCCGGCGAATGTCCTCTCGGAGAACAATCTCGAATACAGCCTGGACCTGATTGGGGAAGGAACCGACCAGTTTCGCCCGTTCCTGGGTCGCCCCGAGGACGGTCAAACGCTCTATCTCGGCTTCGACGCCCCGCTCGAGGACGGGCCGGTGAACGTGCTCGTCGAGCCGACCGATCAGACGTACCCCCGTTCGTTCGAGCCCCGGGTTCGATGGGAGTACCGCGTGGACGGGTCGGACGATTGGATTCGCGCAGACGTCGTGGATGGATCGGAGGGACTGACTCAGCTCGGACTCGTGACGCTGGGATTCGACGAACCGACCCGACGAAGTCACCTGTTCGACGAAGAACTCCACTGGATCCGGGCGCGGGTCACCCGAGAGCAGTTCGGAGACGGGGAGACGAGGCAAACCCATCAATCAGGTGACTCGACACCCTCCGGTGTTCCGGACCCCTGCGAGACGACCGTCAGGACGGCCTCTCCGACGGGGCCGCCGGGGCTGCATCGACCCATCCTCCAGTCGGTCGTCACGAACGCGGCCTGGGCCCGGAACGAGCACACCACCGAGGAGGAGATCGTTGGCTCCAGCGACGGCAGCGCGAATCAGACGTTCGCGGTCTCGGGTCCGCCGATCCTGGACGCGTCGGTCTGGATCGATGAGAGCACTGCACTCGGTCCGACCAGCCGTGGAGAACTGCTCGAGCAACTGCCGGACCGTGTCGACGTCGTCGGTGATCCCGAAGGCGACCCGGTGGCCGTCTGGGTCGAGTGGAGCCGCCAGCCACACCTGTTCGAGTCCGACGGTGCAGATCGACATTACGAACTGGATCCGGTAGCGGGTCGAATTACCTTCGGTGACGACACACGGGGAAAGATTCCCCCGGAGGGAACCGACAATGTCAGGATCACCTACACCACCGGAGGTGGATCCGGTGGGAACGTCGAACCAGGAGCCATCGACGGACTGCGGCGTTCGATCCAGTTCGTAAAAAAGGTCGAAAACCCCCTCGCCGGTACAGGAGGCGTCGACGTCGAGTCGACCTCGGCCGTCGGCGAACGAGCACCGAGAACGCTCCGTGATCGGGGACGCGCCGTCACGCCGGTGGACGTCGAACGAATCGCGAGAACGACATCTAGACAGCTCGAACGCGTGCGCTGTCTGCCGGGGATGGACATCTACGGCGAGGAGACGCCGGGATGGGTGACCCTGATCGTGGTTCCGGGCGGGCCGGGTGACCGACCACTGCCGTCCGCGGCACTGAAACGACGTGTCAAAGCAGTGGTAAGCGAGCAAGCGCCGCTTGGACTCGACGAGTCGGACCAACTCGTCGTCCGCGGGCCGAGCTACGTAGCGATCGACGTCGATACCACGGTCGTGTTAGCCGGCGGTGAAAGCCTGAGTCGAGTCGAGGAGACGATTGAGCGGCGGGTGTCGACGTTTCTGGACCCGTTGTCTGGGAGTCCAGATGGCGGTGGCTGGCCGTTCGGCCGGCTCCCCCGCCCATCTCACCTCTACGGACTCTTAGAGAACGTCGAGGGCGTGGACTACGTCGACAATCTCGTGTTGCAGGTACAGGGAGACGACAGGATCCACGAGGTACGGGAGGGCGAGCCGCCGCCGGGCGTGGCGGCGGACACGCTCGTTTACAGCGGTTCTCACGAGGTCGTCGCACGCTTCGGGCAAACGGAGCGACCGAATCCGGAGGGGTCCTAATGGGACTTGATCCGCCGACGCTAGACGACCGAAGTCACGAGGAGTTGCTGGAAGCCGCAAAGACCAGGATTCCCACGCTTACTGACGAGTGGACGGATCACAACGCCAGCGATCCCGGCATCAC contains:
- a CDS encoding putative baseplate assembly protein, coding for MSDGPDIDGRSRDDVAERARSIAPAYADEWEPHEDGPGTVLLELFADMAGDVVERLDQVPEKHRISFLDTVGFDRDPPQSAEAPVRFEIADGADDNVRVPSGTQVTAGATDDRPKQVFEIEDGFEATPANLERVYSVDPAEDVIVEHTPLLTDRSKTELFSAEPPQRPNRQRHALYIGHEDRLDLGPGASLELVVDTRATEDTLETLVWEFFGTRGDEEGWHPFPGSVDVQQLVHIEEFVEALDFETIDRYAAAGDAASILAYFDNRLAEFGLREVFYRSDPEETVSRMFNLEPSDWQALVETPTVQLVVDVQIFLQEVDYGSIHGYLTGEGTQPLLEYLFDRISDVGLESVPKPGDTRNVLARLLAEETEGGSFPEVPDTRLVVDVEDVLTDIDSPVFPRRITDEDIESATERIEQRLSQLGLDGVVTTTEPDDDFSGLLQDVVTESELRRVLETSHPHLVIADRPGTSRRCQSLQISLMMDADGSIAETTVGDTESRWLRCRVPPDVDESDLFDLVVGCRGRSENDDEYSPIRLAAKATEISPQRLLANDVPQPIESDDGSAEIDDEIRPFGDQPRIQDAFYVASRNAFTKGGTEVSITFNGDGVEELNTEDDPRLSWEYFDGDGWNRIFDVEDGTNQFQRSGDVTFSVPSDLEPTSVAGHEHHWIRIRLIGGDYGGIVAREADGEWSTATAYDPPSYDEISLSLSADEYRNPANVLSENNLEYSLDLIGEGTDQFRPFLGRPEDGQTLYLGFDAPLEDGPVNVLVEPTDQTYPRSFEPRVRWEYRVDGSDDWIRADVVDGSEGLTQLGLVTLGFDEPTRRSHLFDEELHWIRARVTREQFGDGETRQTHQSGDSTPSGVPDPCETTVRTASPTGPPGLHRPILQSVVTNAAWARNEHTTEEEIVGSSDGSANQTFAVSGPPILDASVWIDESTALGPTSRGELLEQLPDRVDVVGDPEGDPVAVWVEWSRQPHLFESDGADRHYELDPVAGRITFGDDTRGKIPPEGTDNVRITYTTGGGSGGNVEPGAIDGLRRSIQFVKKVENPLAGTGGVDVESTSAVGERAPRTLRDRGRAVTPVDVERIARTTSRQLERVRCLPGMDIYGEETPGWVTLIVVPGGPGDRPLPSAALKRRVKAVVSEQAPLGLDESDQLVVRGPSYVAIDVDTTVVLAGGESLSRVEETIERRVSTFLDPLSGSPDGGGWPFGRLPRPSHLYGLLENVEGVDYVDNLVLQVQGDDRIHEVREGEPPPGVAADTLVYSGSHEVVARFGQTERPNPEGS